The Equus asinus isolate D_3611 breed Donkey chromosome 15, EquAss-T2T_v2, whole genome shotgun sequence genome includes a window with the following:
- the KIF16B gene encoding kinesin-like protein KIF16B isoform X8 produces MFRFNHPKEAAKLREKRKSGLLSSFSLSMTDLSKSCENLSAVMLYNPGLEFERQQREELEKLESKRKLIEEMEEKQKSDKAELERMQQEVETQRRETEIVQLQIRKQEESLKRRSVHIESKLKDLLAEKEKFEEERLREQQEIELQKKKQEEESFLRVKEELQRLQELNHNEKAEKTQIFQELDQLKKEKDEQYAKFELEKKRLEEQEKEQVMLVAHLEEQLREKQEMIGLLRRGEVQRVEEEKRALEGIREALLRVKEARAEGDDDGEELERAQLHFLEFKSRQLVKLANLEKDLVQQKDLLEKEVEEEKEILERLKSENEEEFGLLEKNDDSVTLGTQNLERIKPAEYRLQYKERQLQYLLENRLPTLLEEKQRAFEILDRGPLGLDNTLYQVEKEMEEKEEQLAWYQANASQLQKLQATFEFTANIARQEEKVRRKEKEILESREKQQREALERAVARLERRHSALQRRSTLGLEIEEQRQKLATLNSSSSEQSGLRASLEAEQEALERDQERLEHEIQQLKQKICEFDGVQKGHSETLEEKAASSRLPSSAEKSHLVPLMDARINAYIEEEVQRRLQDLHHVIGSDSNTSADLTKDNEKLHNGTIQRKLKYEKRYLALLPPRDGTDTSSREERSKVGQNNHRSHPRTQSISGVTTPSSASRERTHQQRDQPSIHEMLQNSDCPEHMGGFQVKHFSLPKISFINESNTSDAEHLQGKSENFGESMTHKDEHSLGIESSWTWLQHTSQEVSINSGSKQTRQSKLLCVVLSESVSSKESVSDSVPQSAPASKYCRVQQTENELAAETVTSPELLTDIKTERNSGLGYFYHKFSDLYKDTSSHLLQAGTRVISQARHVGSLCDPSGLTSHMTMFIRRMPILKHLPLDVPLKSYTVSLESHSFPQKAQVGSSDSKEARAIRPAESIMPYRAPGPPAALSATEFPGSSPCSVFRLEYADTRGSPAFKQMLVRFPDDMLELQEGPVKDLLEHVACSPPELLGDMNEVRGIYWLAVANCAEPDPQPACLLLLPSALCALVPSDDGPGSLGVFHALPLSGLQEIQIGFGGQSIRFLGSAESLLLTVFSYNKNLCQQICRDLLCVLMPTSEAAAYTKHPLLQEDLVQLSLDWKAEIPDLVLANGVRLSSKFKNTLVDMIYFLHGNMQVNIPSLAEVQLLLYTTVRVEGDSGQDCCQSLVLLNTHIALVREDRVFHPHTRSLSRPPPRAQFDVIKCRALSEFRCVVVPEKTLSAVELVFLQKPELPPESRNGPCKHSEEAQNDQLVPCPLCLQGSQNVAPEVWKLTLNSQDEALWLISHLTRL; encoded by the exons ATGTTTCGCTTTAACCATCCAAAGGAAGCTGCCAAgctcagggagaagaggaag AGTGGCCTTCTGTCCTCCTTCAGCTTGTCCATGACTGACCTCTCGAAGTCCTGTGAGAACCTCTCCGCGGTCATGTTATATAACCCAGG ACTTGAATTTGAGAGGCAACAGCGTGAAGAacttgaaaaattagaaagtaaaag gaaactcatagaagaaatggaggaaaagcaaaaatcagATAAGGCGGAACTGGAGCGGATGCAGCAGGAGGTGGAGACGCAGCGCAGGGAGACGGAGATTGTCCAGCTGCAGATCCGCAAGCAGGAGGAGAGCCTGAAACGCCGCAGCGTCCACATCGAGAGCAAGCTGAAGGATCTGCTCGCCGAGAAGGAAAAGTTTGAAGAGGAGAGGCTGAGGGAGCAGCAGGAAATCGAGCTgcagaagaagaaacaagaagaagaGAGCTTTCTCCGTGTCAAAGAAGAACTCCAGCGGCTCCAGGAACTCAACCACAATGAGAAGGCCGAGAAGACTCAGATATTTCAAGAGCTGGACCagctcaaaaaggaaaaagatgaacaGTATGCCAAGTTTGAGTTGGAAAAAAAGAGGCTGGAGGAGCAAGAGAAGGAGCAGGTCATGCTCGTGGCCCATCTGGAGGAGCAGCTGCGAGAGAAGCAAGAGATGATCGGGCTCCTCCGGCGAGGGGAAGTGCAgcgggtggaggaggagaagagagcccTGGAAGGCATCCGGGAGGCCCTTCTGCGGGTGAAGGAAGCACGGGCCGAAGGGGACGACGATGGTGAGGAGTTAGAAAGGGCTCAGCTGCATTTCTTAGAGTTCAAGAGCAGGCAGCTGGTCAAGCTAGCCAATTTGGAGAAGGACCTGGTTCAGCAGAAAGACCTCCTGgaaaaagaagttgaagaagagaaggaaatcctagaacgtttaaaatctgaaaatgaagaagaatttGGGTTATTGGAAAAAAATGATGATAGTGTCACCTTGGGGACTCAAAATTTAGAGAGAATAAAGCCAGCGGAGTACAGGCTGCAATATAAAGAACGCCAGCTCCAGTACCTCCTTGAGAATCGTTTGCCAACTCTGttagaagaaaagcagagagcGTTTGAGATCCTTGACAGAGGCCCTCTTGGCTTAGACAACACTCTCTATCAAGTGGaaaaagagatggaggaaaaagaggaacagCTTGCGTGGTACCAAGCCAATGCGAGCCAGCTGCAGAAGCTCCAAGCCACTTTTGAATTCACTGCCAACATCGCACGTCAGGAAGAAAaagtgagaaggaaggagaaggagattcTTGAGTCCCGGGAGAAGCAGCAGAGAGAGGCGCTGGAGCGCGCTGTGGCCAGGCTGGAGCGCAGGCACTCAGCCCTGCAGAGGCGCTCCACCCTGGGCTTGGAGATCGAAGAACAGAGGCAGAAGCTGGCCACTCtgaacagcagcagcagcgagcAGTCGGGGCTCCGGGCCAGCCTGGAAGCCGAGCAGGAAGCCCTGGAGAGGGACCAGGAGAG GTTAGAACATGAAATCCAGCAATTGAAGCAGAAGATCTGTGAGTTTGATGGTGTTCAAAAAGGGCATTCTGAGACCTTGGAGGAGAAAGCTGCTTCTTCCCGCTTGCCATCCAGTGCTGAAAAATCTCACCTGGTCCCTCTGATGGACGCCAG GATCAATGCTTACATTGAAGAAGAAGTCCAAAGACGTCTTCAGGATTTGCATCATGTGATTGGCAGTGACAGCAATACCTCTGCAGATCTGACGAAG gatAATGAGAAACTTCACAATGGCACCATTCAACGTAAGCTAAAATATGAG AAAAGGTATCTTGCCCTGCTGCCGCCCAGAGATGGTACTGACACTtccagcagagaggagaggagtaaGGTGGGTCAGAACAACCACCGGAGTCATCCAAGGACACAGAGCATCTCAGGCGTGACAACTCCCTCCTCAGCATCACGAGAGAGAACCCACCAGCAAAGGGATCAGCCTTCAATACACGAGATGCTGCAGAACAGTGATTGTCCTGAGCACATGGGCGGTTTTCAAGTAAAACATTTCAGTCTacctaaaatttcttttattaacgAAAGCAACACCAGCGATGCTGAACATTTGCAGGGTAAGTCAGAAAACTTCGGTGAGTCGATGACTCATAAAGATGAACACAGCTTGGGAATCGAGTCCAGCTGGACTTGGCTGCAACATACGTCCCAGGAAGTGTCTATAAATAGTGGAAGCAAGCAGACCAGGCAAAGCAAGTTACTGTGCGTTGTTCTTTCTGAAAGTGTTTCTAGCAAGGAGAGCGTTTCCGACAGTGTTCCTCAGAGCGCACCAGCCTCAAAGTATTGTAGGGTGCAGCAAACTGAGAATGAGTTAGCTGCTGAAACCGTTACTTCTCCAGAGTTGCTGACTGATAtcaagacagaaagaaacagtGGATTGGGATATTTTTACCACAAGTTCTCAGACCTTTATAAAGATACCAGCAGTCACCTGCTACAGGCTGGCACAAGGGTGATCAGCCAAGCCAGGCATGTGGGGAGCCTGTGTGACCCCAGTGGGCTCACCTCCCACATGACAATGTTCATCAGAAGAATGCCAATTCTGAAACACTTACCCCTGGATGTGCCCTTGAAGTCATACACGGTGTCATTAGAATCTCATTCTTTTCCCCAGAAAGCTCAGGTTGGCAGCAGTGACAGCAAAGAGGCCAGGGCCATTAGGCCAGCAGAGAGCATCATGCCATACAGAGCACCGggccctcctgctgccctctcAGCCACAGAGTTCCCAGGGTCCTCGCCCTGCTCAGTTTTCCGCCTGGAATATGCAGATACTAGAGGGAGCCCTGCATTCAAGCAGATGCTTGTGCGGTTCCCAGACGACATGCTGGAACTCCAAGAGGGCCCTGTAAAAGACCTTCTTGAGCACGTGGCTTGTTCCCCACCAGAACTTCTGGGTGACATGAATGAAGTCAGAGGCATTTACTGGCTTGCTGTTGCAAACTGCGCAGAGCCGGACCCCCAGCCGGCGTGTCTGCTCCTGCTTCCTTCAGCTTTGTGTGCTTTGGTTCCGTCAGATGACGGTCCAGGCTCTCTGGGCGTTTTTCacgctctccctctctctggacTACAGGAGATACAAATCGGCTTTGGTGGACAGAGCATTCGATTCCTGGGCTCTGCAGAGAGTCTCCTGCTCACTGTATTTAGTTACAACAAAAACCTCTGTCAGCAGATATGCCGTGACCTCCTTTGTGTGCTGATGCCCACATCTGAGGCTGCTGCCTACACTAAGCATCCTTTGCTCCAGGAAGATCTGGTCCAGCTTTCTCTTGATTGGAAAGCTGAAATCCCTGATTTAGTTTTGGCAAACGGAGTCCGGTTGTCATCCAAATTCAAGAATACCTTGGTTGACATGATTTACTTTCTTCATGGGAACATGCAAGTCAACATCCCCTCTCTGGCAGAAGTTCAGTTATTGCTCTACACAACGGTCAGAGTCGAGGGCGACTCCGGCCAAGACTGTTGCCAGTCACTAGTCCTTCTGAACACCCACATTGCACTTGTGAGGGAAGATCGAGTGTTTCATCCTCACACTCGGTCTCTAAGCAGACCTCCTCCACGCGCACAGTTTGACGTGATCAAATGCCGTGCTTTAAGCGAATTCAGGTGCGTCGTTGTTCCAGAGAAAACATTATCAGCAGTTGAACTTGTCTTTTTACAAAAACCTGAACTTCCACCAGAGTCAAGAAACGGTCCATGTAAGCACTCTGAAGAAGCCCAGAATGACCAGTTGGTCCCCTGCCCGTTGTGTCTCCAGGGCAGTCAGAATGTGGCCCCCGAGGTCTGGAAACTGACCCTCAACTCTCAGGATGAGGCTCTGTGGCTGATCTCACATTTGACAAGGCTCTAG
- the KIF16B gene encoding kinesin-like protein KIF16B isoform X6, producing MFRFNHPKEAAKLREKRKSGLLSSFSLSMTDLSKSCENLSAVMLYNPGLFPIKGPICLRLEFERQQREELEKLESKRKLIEEMEEKQKSDKAELERMQQEVETQRRETEIVQLQIRKQEESLKRRSVHIESKLKDLLAEKEKFEEERLREQQEIELQKKKQEEESFLRVKEELQRLQELNHNEKAEKTQIFQELDQLKKEKDEQYAKFELEKKRLEEQEKEQVMLVAHLEEQLREKQEMIGLLRRGEVQRVEEEKRALEGIREALLRVKEARAEGDDDGEELERAQLHFLEFKSRQLVKLANLEKDLVQQKDLLEKEVEEEKEILERLKSENEEEFGLLEKNDDSVTLGTQNLERIKPAEYRLQYKERQLQYLLENRLPTLLEEKQRAFEILDRGPLGLDNTLYQVEKEMEEKEEQLAWYQANASQLQKLQATFEFTANIARQEEKVRRKEKEILESREKQQREALERAVARLERRHSALQRRSTLGLEIEEQRQKLATLNSSSSEQSGLRASLEAEQEALERDQERLEHEIQQLKQKICEFDGVQKGHSETLEEKAASSRLPSSAEKSHLVPLMDARINAYIEEEVQRRLQDLHHVIGSDSNTSADLTKDNEKLHNGTIQRKLKYEKRYLALLPPRDGTDTSSREERSKVGQNNHRSHPRTQSISGVTTPSSASRERTHQQRDQPSIHEMLQNSDCPEHMGGFQVKHFSLPKISFINESNTSDAEHLQGKSENFGESMTHKDEHSLGIESSWTWLQHTSQEVSINSGSKQTRQSKLLCVVLSESVSSKESVSDSVPQSAPASKYCRVQQTENELAAETVTSPELLTDIKTERNSGLGYFYHKFSDLYKDTSSHLLQAGTRVISQARHVGSLCDPSGLTSHMTMFIRRMPILKHLPLDVPLKSYTVSLESHSFPQKAQVGSSDSKEARAIRPAESIMPYRAPGPPAALSATEFPGSSPCSVFRLEYADTRGSPAFKQMLVRFPDDMLELQEGPVKDLLEHVACSPPELLGDMNEVRGIYWLAVANCAEPDPQPACLLLLPSALCALVPSDDGPGSLGVFHALPLSGLQEIQIGFGGQSIRFLGSAESLLLTVFSYNKNLCQQICRDLLCVLMPTSEAAAYTKHPLLQEDLVQLSLDWKAEIPDLVLANGVRLSSKFKNTLVDMIYFLHGNMQVNIPSLAEVQLLLYTTVRVEGDSGQDCCQSLVLLNTHIALVREDRVFHPHTRSLSRPPPRAQFDVIKCRALSEFRCVVVPEKTLSAVELVFLQKPELPPESRNGPCKHSEEAQNDQLVPCPLCLQGSQNVAPEVWKLTLNSQDEALWLISHLTRL from the exons ATGTTTCGCTTTAACCATCCAAAGGAAGCTGCCAAgctcagggagaagaggaag AGTGGCCTTCTGTCCTCCTTCAGCTTGTCCATGACTGACCTCTCGAAGTCCTGTGAGAACCTCTCCGCGGTCATGTTATATAACCCAGG TCTTTTCCCTATAAAAGGACCCATCTGTCTAAG ACTTGAATTTGAGAGGCAACAGCGTGAAGAacttgaaaaattagaaagtaaaag gaaactcatagaagaaatggaggaaaagcaaaaatcagATAAGGCGGAACTGGAGCGGATGCAGCAGGAGGTGGAGACGCAGCGCAGGGAGACGGAGATTGTCCAGCTGCAGATCCGCAAGCAGGAGGAGAGCCTGAAACGCCGCAGCGTCCACATCGAGAGCAAGCTGAAGGATCTGCTCGCCGAGAAGGAAAAGTTTGAAGAGGAGAGGCTGAGGGAGCAGCAGGAAATCGAGCTgcagaagaagaaacaagaagaagaGAGCTTTCTCCGTGTCAAAGAAGAACTCCAGCGGCTCCAGGAACTCAACCACAATGAGAAGGCCGAGAAGACTCAGATATTTCAAGAGCTGGACCagctcaaaaaggaaaaagatgaacaGTATGCCAAGTTTGAGTTGGAAAAAAAGAGGCTGGAGGAGCAAGAGAAGGAGCAGGTCATGCTCGTGGCCCATCTGGAGGAGCAGCTGCGAGAGAAGCAAGAGATGATCGGGCTCCTCCGGCGAGGGGAAGTGCAgcgggtggaggaggagaagagagcccTGGAAGGCATCCGGGAGGCCCTTCTGCGGGTGAAGGAAGCACGGGCCGAAGGGGACGACGATGGTGAGGAGTTAGAAAGGGCTCAGCTGCATTTCTTAGAGTTCAAGAGCAGGCAGCTGGTCAAGCTAGCCAATTTGGAGAAGGACCTGGTTCAGCAGAAAGACCTCCTGgaaaaagaagttgaagaagagaaggaaatcctagaacgtttaaaatctgaaaatgaagaagaatttGGGTTATTGGAAAAAAATGATGATAGTGTCACCTTGGGGACTCAAAATTTAGAGAGAATAAAGCCAGCGGAGTACAGGCTGCAATATAAAGAACGCCAGCTCCAGTACCTCCTTGAGAATCGTTTGCCAACTCTGttagaagaaaagcagagagcGTTTGAGATCCTTGACAGAGGCCCTCTTGGCTTAGACAACACTCTCTATCAAGTGGaaaaagagatggaggaaaaagaggaacagCTTGCGTGGTACCAAGCCAATGCGAGCCAGCTGCAGAAGCTCCAAGCCACTTTTGAATTCACTGCCAACATCGCACGTCAGGAAGAAAaagtgagaaggaaggagaaggagattcTTGAGTCCCGGGAGAAGCAGCAGAGAGAGGCGCTGGAGCGCGCTGTGGCCAGGCTGGAGCGCAGGCACTCAGCCCTGCAGAGGCGCTCCACCCTGGGCTTGGAGATCGAAGAACAGAGGCAGAAGCTGGCCACTCtgaacagcagcagcagcgagcAGTCGGGGCTCCGGGCCAGCCTGGAAGCCGAGCAGGAAGCCCTGGAGAGGGACCAGGAGAG GTTAGAACATGAAATCCAGCAATTGAAGCAGAAGATCTGTGAGTTTGATGGTGTTCAAAAAGGGCATTCTGAGACCTTGGAGGAGAAAGCTGCTTCTTCCCGCTTGCCATCCAGTGCTGAAAAATCTCACCTGGTCCCTCTGATGGACGCCAG GATCAATGCTTACATTGAAGAAGAAGTCCAAAGACGTCTTCAGGATTTGCATCATGTGATTGGCAGTGACAGCAATACCTCTGCAGATCTGACGAAG gatAATGAGAAACTTCACAATGGCACCATTCAACGTAAGCTAAAATATGAG AAAAGGTATCTTGCCCTGCTGCCGCCCAGAGATGGTACTGACACTtccagcagagaggagaggagtaaGGTGGGTCAGAACAACCACCGGAGTCATCCAAGGACACAGAGCATCTCAGGCGTGACAACTCCCTCCTCAGCATCACGAGAGAGAACCCACCAGCAAAGGGATCAGCCTTCAATACACGAGATGCTGCAGAACAGTGATTGTCCTGAGCACATGGGCGGTTTTCAAGTAAAACATTTCAGTCTacctaaaatttcttttattaacgAAAGCAACACCAGCGATGCTGAACATTTGCAGGGTAAGTCAGAAAACTTCGGTGAGTCGATGACTCATAAAGATGAACACAGCTTGGGAATCGAGTCCAGCTGGACTTGGCTGCAACATACGTCCCAGGAAGTGTCTATAAATAGTGGAAGCAAGCAGACCAGGCAAAGCAAGTTACTGTGCGTTGTTCTTTCTGAAAGTGTTTCTAGCAAGGAGAGCGTTTCCGACAGTGTTCCTCAGAGCGCACCAGCCTCAAAGTATTGTAGGGTGCAGCAAACTGAGAATGAGTTAGCTGCTGAAACCGTTACTTCTCCAGAGTTGCTGACTGATAtcaagacagaaagaaacagtGGATTGGGATATTTTTACCACAAGTTCTCAGACCTTTATAAAGATACCAGCAGTCACCTGCTACAGGCTGGCACAAGGGTGATCAGCCAAGCCAGGCATGTGGGGAGCCTGTGTGACCCCAGTGGGCTCACCTCCCACATGACAATGTTCATCAGAAGAATGCCAATTCTGAAACACTTACCCCTGGATGTGCCCTTGAAGTCATACACGGTGTCATTAGAATCTCATTCTTTTCCCCAGAAAGCTCAGGTTGGCAGCAGTGACAGCAAAGAGGCCAGGGCCATTAGGCCAGCAGAGAGCATCATGCCATACAGAGCACCGggccctcctgctgccctctcAGCCACAGAGTTCCCAGGGTCCTCGCCCTGCTCAGTTTTCCGCCTGGAATATGCAGATACTAGAGGGAGCCCTGCATTCAAGCAGATGCTTGTGCGGTTCCCAGACGACATGCTGGAACTCCAAGAGGGCCCTGTAAAAGACCTTCTTGAGCACGTGGCTTGTTCCCCACCAGAACTTCTGGGTGACATGAATGAAGTCAGAGGCATTTACTGGCTTGCTGTTGCAAACTGCGCAGAGCCGGACCCCCAGCCGGCGTGTCTGCTCCTGCTTCCTTCAGCTTTGTGTGCTTTGGTTCCGTCAGATGACGGTCCAGGCTCTCTGGGCGTTTTTCacgctctccctctctctggacTACAGGAGATACAAATCGGCTTTGGTGGACAGAGCATTCGATTCCTGGGCTCTGCAGAGAGTCTCCTGCTCACTGTATTTAGTTACAACAAAAACCTCTGTCAGCAGATATGCCGTGACCTCCTTTGTGTGCTGATGCCCACATCTGAGGCTGCTGCCTACACTAAGCATCCTTTGCTCCAGGAAGATCTGGTCCAGCTTTCTCTTGATTGGAAAGCTGAAATCCCTGATTTAGTTTTGGCAAACGGAGTCCGGTTGTCATCCAAATTCAAGAATACCTTGGTTGACATGATTTACTTTCTTCATGGGAACATGCAAGTCAACATCCCCTCTCTGGCAGAAGTTCAGTTATTGCTCTACACAACGGTCAGAGTCGAGGGCGACTCCGGCCAAGACTGTTGCCAGTCACTAGTCCTTCTGAACACCCACATTGCACTTGTGAGGGAAGATCGAGTGTTTCATCCTCACACTCGGTCTCTAAGCAGACCTCCTCCACGCGCACAGTTTGACGTGATCAAATGCCGTGCTTTAAGCGAATTCAGGTGCGTCGTTGTTCCAGAGAAAACATTATCAGCAGTTGAACTTGTCTTTTTACAAAAACCTGAACTTCCACCAGAGTCAAGAAACGGTCCATGTAAGCACTCTGAAGAAGCCCAGAATGACCAGTTGGTCCCCTGCCCGTTGTGTCTCCAGGGCAGTCAGAATGTGGCCCCCGAGGTCTGGAAACTGACCCTCAACTCTCAGGATGAGGCTCTGTGGCTGATCTCACATTTGACAAGGCTCTAG